The following are from one region of the Paenibacillus sabinae T27 genome:
- a CDS encoding C40 family peptidase — MRKTTFIHKVVVAGICTAIGFGGIMASGEATPSAQAASAASTGSNIVGFGKNFLGVPYRFGASTSTTRNFDCSSFTKYIFKRYGVNLPRTSVAQSKVGRAVSKSNLRAGDLVFFSSGARANGRNVTHVAVYAGNGKILHTYGSPGVTVSNLNSGNWKRTYLKARRVL; from the coding sequence ATGAGAAAAACCACTTTCATTCATAAAGTCGTCGTTGCGGGAATCTGCACGGCGATCGGCTTTGGCGGTATCATGGCAAGCGGTGAAGCAACTCCTAGCGCGCAAGCGGCGTCGGCTGCATCGACAGGCTCGAATATTGTAGGCTTCGGCAAAAACTTTTTGGGAGTACCTTATAGATTCGGCGCCTCGACTTCGACAACCCGTAACTTCGACTGCTCTTCCTTTACCAAATATATTTTCAAAAGATACGGCGTGAATCTGCCCCGTACCTCGGTGGCTCAATCCAAGGTAGGCAGAGCGGTATCCAAATCCAACCTGCGTGCCGGCGATCTTGTATTCTTCTCCAGTGGCGCCCGCGCCAACGGCCGTAATGTCACTCATGTAGCGGTTTATGCCGGTAACGGAAAAATCCTGCATACGTACGGCTCTCCGGGGGTTACGGTTTCCAACCTGAACTCGGGCAACTGGAAAAGAACGTATCTGAAGGCACGCCGCGTACTGTAA
- a CDS encoding response regulator, whose product MDETIVWFFPEGKEDRILPGGRDEQESGRAAVGRILRDIGLTVEESPGLEGLRDQLSQWDTAMLVAEIPDGGPWEGWEAVAEARENGKSFPVLAISASRGGDAAVSAFKAGANDYMSYPLHAGELRCRIENLLALTLRRRTGRRLKIGDLVLEPSRRRAVREGRDLMLTPKEFALLYYLSANMGEICSRDDILRHVWGYHFQASTNVVDVYIRHLRLKVDKGYRQKLIHTVRGVGYVVKAPEMAPLV is encoded by the coding sequence GTGGATGAAACAATAGTTTGGTTCTTCCCTGAAGGGAAGGAGGACCGGATTCTGCCCGGCGGTCGGGATGAGCAGGAGAGCGGGCGGGCCGCAGTCGGCCGCATACTCCGGGATATCGGTCTGACGGTAGAAGAAAGCCCTGGCCTAGAGGGCCTGCGGGACCAATTGTCGCAGTGGGATACCGCAATGCTCGTTGCGGAAATACCGGACGGCGGTCCATGGGAAGGCTGGGAGGCGGTGGCGGAAGCCCGGGAGAACGGCAAAAGCTTCCCGGTTCTGGCCATTTCCGCCTCGCGGGGCGGAGATGCGGCGGTGTCCGCGTTCAAGGCGGGGGCCAACGATTATATGTCCTATCCGCTTCACGCCGGCGAGCTGAGATGCCGGATCGAGAACCTGCTGGCGCTGACGCTCCGGCGGCGAACCGGCCGCAGGCTAAAGATCGGCGACCTCGTGCTGGAGCCGTCCCGGAGGCGGGCCGTCCGTGAGGGCCGGGATTTGATGCTCACCCCGAAAGAATTCGCGCTGCTGTACTATCTGTCCGCCAACATGGGCGAGATTTGCTCGCGTGATGATATTTTGCGCCATGTATGGGGATACCATTTTCAAGCCAGTACCAATGTGGTGGATGTCTACATCCGCCATCTGAGGTTAAAGGTTGATAAAGGGTACCGGCAGAAGCTGATCCATACGGTTCGCGGCGTTGGTTATGTAGTCAAGGCGCCAGAAATGGCGCCATTAGTATAA
- a CDS encoding ThiF family adenylyltransferase has translation MERNQEIEMTASAAGRDGRYSRQVRFGPFGEEGQRRIGQSSVLVVGAGALGTGIAETLVRCGVGRVVIADRDYVEWSNLQRQQLYTEEDAENRMPKAAAAKARLTAINSEVTVESHILDVRAEELEALVPGIDLIMDGTDNFDTRLILNDIAQKHGIPWIYGACVASYGVTYTFIPGETPCLNCLLGTVPLGGDTCDTAGILPQAVQMVTSNATAEALKLLGGRKNQLRGKLMTFDIWNNEYQEIGVGAARKAHCPSCGSEPVYPYLSAANTERSDVLCGRNTVQIRPAVRSSLSLPDTASRLSRLGLGKVESNPYLVSFNDGDYRVVVFADGRALVHGTNDISAARSVYHRYFG, from the coding sequence ATGGAAAGAAATCAGGAGATAGAGATGACGGCTTCCGCAGCTGGAAGAGACGGGCGCTATTCGCGTCAGGTGCGGTTTGGCCCGTTCGGCGAGGAAGGCCAGCGAAGAATAGGCCAATCGAGCGTGCTTGTCGTCGGAGCGGGGGCGCTGGGTACCGGCATCGCCGAGACGCTGGTCCGCTGCGGGGTCGGACGAGTTGTCATTGCCGACCGGGACTATGTGGAGTGGAGCAACTTGCAGCGTCAGCAGCTGTATACGGAGGAGGACGCCGAGAACCGCATGCCGAAAGCGGCGGCCGCCAAAGCGAGGCTTACGGCGATCAATTCGGAAGTCACGGTGGAAAGCCACATCCTGGACGTGCGCGCGGAAGAATTGGAGGCGCTCGTACCGGGAATTGACCTTATCATGGACGGGACGGATAACTTCGATACCCGGCTCATTCTGAATGATATTGCGCAGAAGCACGGTATTCCTTGGATTTACGGCGCATGCGTGGCAAGCTACGGGGTTACCTATACGTTCATTCCGGGCGAGACTCCCTGTTTGAACTGTCTGCTCGGCACCGTTCCGCTGGGCGGGGATACCTGCGACACGGCGGGTATCCTGCCCCAGGCTGTGCAGATGGTGACTTCAAACGCAACGGCCGAGGCGCTCAAGCTGCTCGGAGGGCGGAAGAACCAGCTGCGCGGGAAGCTGATGACATTTGACATCTGGAACAACGAATATCAGGAAATCGGTGTGGGGGCCGCCCGCAAGGCGCACTGCCCGTCATGCGGTAGCGAGCCGGTGTATCCGTACCTGTCCGCAGCGAACACGGAGCGCAGCGATGTGCTCTGCGGGCGGAACACGGTGCAGATCCGTCCGGCGGTTCGCAGCTCGCTGTCGCTTCCGGACACTGCGAGCAGGCTGTCGAGACTCGGACTCGGCAAGGTGGAGAGCAATCCATACCTTGTCTCGTTCAACGACGGAGATTACCGGGTCGTCGTGTTTGCAGACGGCCGGGCGCTCGTACACGGAACGAACGATATTTCGGCGGCGAGGAGCGTTTATCACCGCTATTTTGGATAA
- a CDS encoding ABC-F family ATP-binding cassette domain-containing protein, producing the protein MSLLTVEDVSHNFGDRQLFKNVSFRLLAGEHVGLVGANGVGKSTLMNILTGKLLKDGGKVEWTPRVRYGYLDQHTVLTPGKTVRDVLKDAFLPLLELEQEMMGITEKMAEASPEELELLLEQMGEIQEQLDIGDFYLIDVKVEEMANGLGLSAIGLDRDVAALSGGQRTKVLLAKLLLEKPNVLLLDEPTNYLDVEHIDWLTNYLKQYPYAFMLISHDTEFMNKVVDVVYHLEFAKLTRYTANYEKFLDMAYINKTQHIDAYEKQQEFIKKQEDFIQRNKARYSTSGRAKSREKQLERLERIDKPEEAAKPTFNFKESRASGKTVFEGIDFEIGYDRPLLPKLNMTIERGEKIAIVGCNGVGKSTLLKTILGVIPPISGKTYLGDFLNPAYFQQEVKAGNLTPIDDVWNEFSSLNQHEVRAHLARCGLKNEHITRPLNMLSGGEQAKVRLCKLMMRESNWILFDEPTNHLDVVAKEELKRALKEFKGTVLLVSHEPDFYEDWVTKTWNVEQWSTQSV; encoded by the coding sequence ATGAGTTTACTTACTGTAGAAGACGTTTCCCACAATTTCGGGGACCGTCAGCTGTTTAAGAACGTATCGTTCCGTCTCCTCGCCGGAGAGCATGTCGGGCTTGTTGGAGCAAACGGCGTCGGCAAGTCGACGCTGATGAATATTTTGACGGGAAAACTGCTGAAGGACGGCGGCAAGGTGGAGTGGACGCCAAGAGTCCGCTACGGCTACCTGGACCAGCATACGGTGCTTACGCCGGGCAAGACGGTGCGCGATGTGCTGAAGGACGCTTTTTTGCCCCTGCTTGAGCTTGAGCAGGAAATGATGGGCATCACCGAGAAAATGGCCGAAGCCTCGCCGGAAGAATTGGAGCTTTTGCTGGAGCAGATGGGCGAAATCCAGGAGCAGCTGGACATCGGGGACTTTTACCTGATCGACGTCAAGGTGGAGGAGATGGCCAACGGGCTCGGACTGTCCGCAATCGGTCTGGACCGGGATGTGGCCGCTCTGAGCGGCGGACAGCGGACCAAGGTGCTGCTGGCCAAGCTGCTGCTGGAAAAGCCGAACGTGCTGCTGCTCGACGAGCCGACCAACTATCTCGATGTGGAGCATATCGATTGGCTGACCAACTATTTGAAGCAGTATCCGTATGCGTTCATGCTGATTTCCCATGATACGGAGTTCATGAACAAGGTCGTGGATGTCGTCTACCATCTGGAATTTGCGAAGCTGACGCGCTATACGGCTAACTACGAGAAGTTCCTGGACATGGCTTACATCAACAAGACGCAGCATATCGATGCGTATGAGAAGCAGCAGGAATTTATCAAGAAGCAGGAAGACTTCATCCAGCGCAATAAGGCTCGCTACTCGACGTCTGGACGGGCGAAGAGCCGGGAGAAGCAGCTTGAGCGCCTTGAACGGATCGACAAGCCGGAGGAAGCCGCCAAGCCGACGTTTAACTTCAAGGAGAGCCGGGCGAGCGGCAAGACGGTGTTTGAGGGCATCGACTTCGAAATCGGCTACGACCGTCCATTGCTGCCGAAGCTGAACATGACGATCGAGCGCGGCGAGAAGATCGCCATCGTCGGCTGCAACGGTGTCGGCAAATCGACGCTGCTGAAGACGATTCTCGGCGTCATTCCGCCGATTAGCGGCAAGACCTACCTGGGCGACTTCCTGAATCCCGCCTACTTCCAGCAAGAGGTTAAGGCCGGGAACCTTACGCCGATCGACGATGTCTGGAATGAATTCTCGAGCCTGAACCAGCATGAAGTGCGGGCGCATCTGGCGCGCTGCGGCTTGAAGAACGAGCATATTACCCGTCCGCTGAACATGCTGAGCGGCGGAGAGCAGGCGAAAGTGCGGCTGTGCAAGCTGATGATGCGCGAGAGCAACTGGATCCTGTTCGACGAACCGACGAACCATTTGGACGTCGTGGCCAAGGAAGAGCTGAAGCGGGCGCTCAAGGAATTCAAGGGCACCGTGCTGCTCGTATCCCACGAACCCGACTTCTATGAAGATTGGGTGACCAAAACATGGAACGTCGAGCAGTGGTCGACACAATCCGTATAG
- a CDS encoding serine/threonine-protein kinase, with amino-acid sequence MRYPSKLIRGQILGDRYLVAGLVGSGGSSHVHLGEDLRLPGKRWAIKECVTEDLYGTVQAEAELLIALNHRRLPRVADFIPPDEDDYSYLVMDFIEGLTLDRYMEARGGVIPGDTLLLFAEQLLEVLQYLHQHRPPIVYRDLKPSNIMLTPDNELMLIDFGIARRHRMDAGEDTVKLGTVGFAAPEQYGSGQSDHRSDLYGLGALLLYLATGGQTSGWSAGMERRLEGRVPEPLIPVLRRLLRPRPEDRYESAAEVLRILEGVKPDRSAGERKNEPLVERILPQGKTSIVTMMGTASGLGTTHASLAAARFLSRYGRTAWVDYAPESPVYERIGALAEAAGRRAPSEGADGPLEVNGFDCWKRPGSGSLADLAGRYRYIVIDMGTGAYEGAAERFSQGDIPMLIASGADWRMEETLVRLRRCGYQPAGGWKIALPLAGSQAAELLRRTLGSKEVYTLPCQPEPFATGGEMEPVLKNLFVSILEKGGGRNKGSFLQRKKR; translated from the coding sequence ATGCGTTATCCATCGAAACTTATACGGGGACAAATTCTGGGAGACCGGTACTTGGTAGCCGGTCTCGTTGGCTCGGGGGGAAGCAGCCATGTGCATCTGGGCGAGGATTTGCGGCTGCCCGGCAAGCGGTGGGCCATTAAAGAATGCGTGACGGAGGATCTTTACGGGACCGTGCAGGCCGAGGCGGAGCTGCTCATCGCTCTAAATCACCGGCGGCTTCCAAGGGTTGCCGATTTCATTCCACCGGATGAAGACGACTATTCCTATCTTGTTATGGACTTTATCGAAGGGTTGACACTGGACCGGTATATGGAGGCACGAGGCGGTGTAATCCCGGGCGATACGCTGCTCTTGTTCGCAGAGCAGCTGCTGGAAGTGCTGCAGTATCTTCACCAGCACCGCCCGCCGATCGTCTACCGCGACTTGAAGCCCTCGAATATTATGCTGACTCCGGACAACGAGCTCATGCTGATTGATTTCGGGATCGCCCGCAGGCACAGGATGGACGCAGGCGAGGATACGGTCAAGCTGGGAACGGTGGGATTCGCCGCGCCGGAGCAGTATGGAAGCGGCCAGAGTGATCACAGGTCCGATCTGTACGGTTTGGGCGCCCTGCTGCTGTACCTCGCCACAGGCGGGCAAACCAGTGGATGGTCCGCCGGTATGGAGCGGCGGCTGGAAGGCCGTGTCCCGGAGCCGCTCATTCCCGTACTGCGGAGGCTGCTCCGGCCGAGGCCGGAGGACCGGTACGAAAGCGCTGCTGAGGTGCTTCGGATTCTGGAAGGAGTGAAGCCGGACCGTTCCGCCGGGGAGCGAAAGAACGAGCCGCTCGTCGAACGCATTCTTCCGCAGGGCAAGACCAGCATCGTAACGATGATGGGCACGGCATCAGGACTCGGGACGACGCATGCTTCGCTGGCTGCTGCAAGGTTCCTCAGCCGCTACGGGAGGACGGCCTGGGTCGATTACGCGCCGGAATCGCCCGTTTACGAGCGGATCGGCGCTTTGGCCGAAGCCGCCGGGCGGCGGGCTCCATCAGAAGGAGCAGACGGTCCTCTTGAGGTTAACGGCTTTGATTGCTGGAAGCGTCCCGGGAGCGGTAGCCTTGCGGATTTGGCGGGCCGCTACCGTTACATTGTCATCGATATGGGCACTGGGGCGTATGAGGGGGCAGCCGAGCGGTTTTCCCAAGGCGACATTCCCATGCTGATCGCTTCGGGGGCGGATTGGCGCATGGAGGAGACGCTAGTGCGGCTGCGCCGCTGCGGCTACCAGCCGGCCGGCGGCTGGAAGATTGCCCTCCCGCTGGCCGGCAGCCAGGCCGCAGAGCTGCTGAGACGGACGCTGGGCAGCAAGGAAGTGTACACCCTTCCCTGTCAGCCCGAGCCTTTTGCAACCGGAGGGGAGATGGAACCGGTCCTGAAGAATTTGTTCGTTAGTATCCTGGAAAAGGGTGGCGGGCGGAATAAGGGAAGCTTTTTACAGCGGAAAAAAAGATGA
- a CDS encoding SAM-dependent methyltransferase — translation MSELNLSIEQNPSADGNGTVSRYICTANHGFAPYAQEELRREFGSVKSTLLLPGEIFLATLQAEPEEVTRRLKENPPIFLRHIQPVQLQDEGGGEALERLAVYLSRRSELEGERIAIQVRKTDDSFWRESPGELREWLQAGLTGVAAEFTVQNPAWIVSVYAAANALYAGVSRPEDNLSDWNGGAIRFRREDGQISRAKFKLMEAEKEFGISFSSFRRALDIGAAPGGWTSFLLERGLAVTAVDPARMHESLKDHPGLKVLRKNAGEVKFKENEFDLLVCDMSWSPKLMAKLVTELLYSLTPGGTAVVTVKLLYKKPLALIKEIMAMFESERMQIQRAKQLFHNRDEITLYMIKY, via the coding sequence TTGAGCGAGCTTAACCTAAGCATTGAACAAAATCCGTCTGCGGATGGGAACGGGACGGTTTCCCGATATATTTGCACGGCCAATCACGGCTTTGCCCCTTACGCCCAGGAGGAGCTCCGCCGCGAATTCGGCTCGGTCAAGAGCACCCTGCTGCTGCCCGGCGAAATATTTCTGGCCACGCTTCAGGCGGAGCCTGAAGAGGTCACACGGCGCCTGAAGGAGAACCCGCCGATCTTCCTGCGCCATATTCAGCCCGTTCAGCTGCAGGACGAAGGCGGCGGGGAAGCGCTGGAGCGGCTGGCGGTGTATTTGAGCCGCCGAAGCGAGCTTGAGGGCGAGCGGATCGCCATACAGGTGCGCAAGACAGATGATTCGTTCTGGCGGGAAAGTCCCGGAGAGCTGCGTGAATGGCTGCAGGCGGGCCTAACGGGCGTCGCCGCCGAATTTACCGTCCAGAATCCGGCATGGATCGTTTCGGTCTATGCTGCCGCGAACGCGTTATACGCCGGCGTATCCCGGCCCGAGGACAATTTGTCCGACTGGAACGGCGGCGCCATCCGGTTCCGGCGCGAGGACGGTCAAATTTCTCGGGCGAAATTCAAGCTGATGGAAGCGGAGAAGGAATTCGGCATTTCGTTCAGCAGCTTCCGCCGCGCCCTCGATATCGGGGCGGCGCCCGGCGGCTGGACGTCTTTCCTGCTGGAGCGGGGACTGGCAGTAACTGCCGTCGATCCCGCGCGCATGCATGAGTCGCTGAAGGATCATCCCGGCCTTAAAGTGCTTCGCAAGAATGCCGGAGAGGTCAAATTCAAGGAGAACGAGTTCGATCTCCTCGTCTGCGACATGAGCTGGAGCCCGAAGCTTATGGCTAAGCTCGTGACGGAACTGCTGTACAGCCTGACGCCCGGAGGAACCGCCGTTGTCACCGTAAAGCTGCTCTACAAGAAGCCGCTGGCGCTGATCAAAGAGATTATGGCCATGTTCGAATCCGAACGGATGCAGATTCAGCGGGCAAAGCAGCTGTTTCATAACCGGGACGAAATAACCCTTTATATGATTAAATATTAA
- a CDS encoding ABC transporter ATP-binding protein has protein sequence MISLQHLTLRREQSLILDDVSLAIHQGENWVILGRNGSGKTTLLEMMTGYLFPSSGTVKVLGHTYGQVDLREVRKEIGYIGPSLMEKLTLRDPVWEVVATGAYAYLRFYQEIPADIKAKAIALLEDMNLGRLADHPFGTLSQGERKKAMLARCLMADPKLLIMDEPCAGLDLYEREKMLAEVDKLNRREVTVVYVTHHVEEIVPLFTHVALIREGRLAGAGPKKEVLTREMMLAAYELPVDIEWEEERPWIKIKRGGLSI, from the coding sequence ATGATTTCTTTACAGCATCTTACCCTTCGCAGAGAGCAGAGTCTTATACTGGACGATGTGTCGCTGGCTATTCATCAAGGCGAGAATTGGGTCATCCTTGGGCGGAACGGTTCGGGAAAAACAACGCTGCTTGAGATGATGACCGGATATTTGTTCCCAAGCAGCGGTACGGTCAAGGTGCTCGGGCACACCTACGGCCAGGTTGACCTGCGCGAGGTTCGCAAGGAGATTGGTTATATCGGACCTTCGCTGATGGAGAAATTGACGCTCCGCGATCCGGTCTGGGAGGTTGTGGCGACGGGGGCTTACGCCTACCTGCGCTTTTATCAGGAGATTCCTGCGGACATCAAGGCCAAGGCGATCGCTCTGCTGGAGGACATGAATCTGGGACGGCTGGCGGATCACCCGTTCGGAACGCTTTCTCAGGGAGAACGCAAAAAGGCGATGCTGGCGCGCTGCCTGATGGCGGACCCGAAGCTGCTCATTATGGACGAGCCGTGCGCGGGACTTGATCTCTATGAGCGGGAAAAAATGCTGGCCGAGGTGGACAAGCTCAACCGCCGGGAGGTAACCGTTGTCTATGTCACCCATCATGTCGAGGAAATTGTGCCGCTGTTTACCCATGTGGCGCTGATCCGCGAAGGCCGGCTGGCCGGAGCGGGACCGAAGAAAGAGGTGCTGACCCGTGAGATGATGCTGGCTGCGTATGAGCTTCCAGTGGACATCGAATGGGAGGAAGAGCGCCCCTGGATCAAAATTAAACGTGGAGGATTATCCATTTGA
- a CDS encoding thioredoxin family protein, protein MIEMNETELLNAIGQGGAPLAVFLETPLCGTCKAARRMLDVAGHLLPPSAQPVSGNINLLPAIISQYRISSVPALLVFDADRNRPPHIHYAFHSVERVLEYIRSVNRS, encoded by the coding sequence ATGATCGAAATGAACGAAACTGAACTGCTTAATGCCATAGGCCAGGGCGGAGCCCCGCTAGCCGTCTTTCTGGAGACGCCGCTCTGCGGAACGTGCAAAGCGGCACGTCGGATGCTGGATGTCGCCGGACATCTGCTCCCGCCAAGCGCTCAGCCCGTATCCGGCAATATTAATCTTCTTCCTGCCATTATTAGTCAGTACCGTATTTCCAGCGTTCCGGCGCTGCTCGTGTTCGATGCAGACCGCAATCGGCCGCCGCATATTCATTATGCTTTTCATTCGGTGGAGCGTGTGCTGGAGTACATAAGGAGTGTGAATAGATCATGA
- a CDS encoding cyclic-phosphate processing receiver domain-containing protein, with product MIHVYMDDYRRAPEGFTLARTTEECLLMLRECEVGVLSLDYDMGLDDETGGFVVKRIVLEALFPREIYLHTSSLAGRKEMFELLYPVRPEATLVHNGPVPMAKLREIVSGAAGL from the coding sequence ATGATACATGTGTATATGGACGATTACAGGCGTGCTCCCGAAGGATTTACGCTGGCCCGTACGACGGAGGAGTGTCTGCTGATGCTTCGCGAGTGCGAGGTCGGCGTGCTTTCGCTGGACTACGACATGGGGCTGGATGACGAAACCGGGGGATTCGTAGTCAAACGTATCGTGCTTGAAGCGCTGTTCCCCCGGGAAATCTACCTGCATACTTCAAGCTTGGCCGGCCGAAAAGAAATGTTCGAGCTGTTATACCCTGTCAGACCGGAAGCAACCTTGGTCCATAACGGGCCGGTTCCGATGGCGAAGCTGCGGGAAATCGTTTCGGGAGCCGCCGGGCTATGA
- a CDS encoding deoxyribonuclease IV, whose product MNAEPYIGSHVSIRGGYAQAARAAWGSGANCFQYFPKNPRSLQLKTLDVNDAGACASYSREKGLLSIAHTPYPTNLAAGEGDAPNRETMVKSLLNDLEIAEACGSLGIVAHFGHFHKLEPLQGYQNIIQCINETLQSWNGKAKLLIENQAGNGGFEGTTLEELIKIRELSRYPEKIGFCFDTCHAFAAGIWNPERTGELLESGDKLGYWPHLAAVHLNDSRYPYSSKRDRHARVGSGHIGTQGMKELLTSEPLLGKPAILETEKGPDGTHKNEMAEVRSWFES is encoded by the coding sequence ATGAACGCTGAGCCGTATATAGGTTCGCATGTCAGCATCCGTGGGGGTTACGCGCAGGCTGCCCGGGCGGCGTGGGGGAGCGGCGCCAATTGTTTTCAATATTTTCCGAAAAACCCGCGCAGTCTCCAATTGAAGACACTCGATGTGAATGATGCGGGAGCGTGCGCGTCTTACAGCCGGGAAAAAGGATTGCTGTCCATCGCCCATACGCCCTATCCCACCAATCTCGCTGCCGGGGAAGGTGACGCACCGAACCGGGAAACGATGGTCAAGTCGCTGCTAAACGATCTGGAGATCGCCGAAGCCTGCGGATCGCTGGGGATTGTGGCGCATTTCGGGCATTTTCACAAGCTTGAACCGTTGCAAGGCTATCAAAATATTATACAATGTATAAATGAAACGCTTCAGTCGTGGAACGGAAAGGCCAAGCTGCTGATCGAGAATCAGGCGGGCAATGGCGGCTTTGAAGGAACGACACTGGAGGAGCTGATCAAGATTCGGGAGCTGAGCCGATACCCGGAAAAAATCGGATTTTGCTTCGATACCTGTCACGCTTTTGCCGCTGGAATCTGGAATCCGGAGCGCACGGGAGAACTGCTGGAGTCAGGTGACAAGCTGGGCTATTGGCCGCATTTGGCGGCTGTCCATCTTAACGATTCCCGTTATCCGTATTCCTCCAAGCGGGACAGGCATGCCCGGGTCGGGTCAGGCCATATCGGCACCCAAGGCATGAAAGAGCTGCTGACATCGGAGCCGCTGCTCGGCAAACCCGCCATTCTGGAGACGGAGAAGGGGCCGGACGGCACGCATAAAAATGAAATGGCGGAAGTTCGGTCATGGTTTGAATCGTAG
- a CDS encoding Fpg/Nei family DNA glycosylase — MPEFPEMENYRRLLSKHIVNVPITGVTVNREQSINVELEQFKKSLTGARMVFVERRGKHLVFHLHDGRRLLLHLMLGGLLFFGTEEERPSRSTQVEIAFGDRILYFMGLRLGYLHLLSVKETQAALAKLGPELLDKRMNEKRFAELLKGRRGALKSMLVNQQVFAGIGNCYADEIAFEAALLPTAPVQGLTPESISRLYDAACKVLSEASDIGGYMEIPFMTGDTVTGGYNDSCKVYDREGETCERCGGTIVKSELSSRKVFYCPECQHER; from the coding sequence ATGCCGGAATTTCCGGAAATGGAGAACTATCGCAGGCTGCTTTCAAAACATATAGTCAATGTACCGATCACCGGAGTGACGGTTAACAGAGAACAATCGATTAACGTAGAGCTGGAGCAGTTCAAAAAAAGCCTCACAGGCGCGCGTATGGTCTTTGTAGAACGCAGAGGGAAGCATCTGGTGTTTCATCTGCATGACGGGCGAAGGCTGCTCCTGCATCTCATGCTTGGCGGATTGCTGTTCTTTGGAACGGAGGAGGAGCGTCCAAGCCGCAGTACGCAGGTGGAGATAGCCTTTGGCGACCGGATTTTGTATTTTATGGGCTTGCGGCTGGGTTACCTCCATCTGTTATCCGTCAAGGAGACGCAGGCGGCTCTTGCCAAGCTGGGTCCCGAGCTATTGGACAAGCGCATGAATGAGAAGCGGTTTGCCGAGCTGCTGAAGGGAAGACGGGGAGCGCTCAAAAGCATGCTGGTAAACCAGCAGGTCTTTGCCGGAATCGGGAACTGCTATGCCGATGAAATCGCGTTCGAAGCGGCTCTGCTGCCTACTGCGCCCGTTCAGGGATTAACCCCGGAATCGATCAGCCGGTTGTACGACGCAGCCTGCAAAGTGCTGAGCGAGGCGTCGGACATCGGCGGCTATATGGAGATTCCGTTCATGACGGGGGACACGGTGACGGGCGGCTACAATGACAGCTGCAAGGTGTATGACCGGGAAGGAGAAACCTGCGAACGGTGCGGCGGAACGATTGTGAAATCGGAGCTGTCCAGCCGGAAAGTGTTCTATTGTCCGGAATGCCAGCATGAACGCTGA
- a CDS encoding TIGR01457 family HAD-type hydrolase: MTETIRIDNIKGLLLDLDGTLYHGGIMIPGADELIAGLRANGIPFLFVTNNSSRTPESVAAHLLAMGIEAEAREVCTSSLAAARYIAEESPGASVAILGEEGLLKACEEAGLNIVSDSPQYLVQGIDRSFTYDSLTKAARWIAGGAKFVLTNPDLMLPSDNGMMPGAGTLGAAIEAASGTTPVIIGKPHRYLMNYATSRLGIDSKEAVVVGDNMRTDIAAGANAGCRTILLLTGVTTEDNLERHKELTGVSPDYICRNLADLRVLLGV; this comes from the coding sequence ATGACCGAAACCATACGGATCGATAACATCAAAGGCCTGCTCTTAGACCTGGACGGCACGTTATATCACGGCGGCATCATGATCCCGGGAGCGGACGAGCTGATTGCCGGGCTAAGAGCAAATGGCATTCCGTTTCTGTTTGTAACGAACAACTCGTCGAGGACGCCGGAAAGCGTTGCAGCGCATTTGCTGGCGATGGGAATTGAAGCCGAGGCGAGGGAAGTTTGCACATCTTCGCTTGCGGCCGCAAGATATATTGCGGAGGAATCCCCGGGCGCATCCGTGGCGATACTTGGGGAAGAAGGACTGCTCAAGGCGTGCGAGGAAGCAGGCCTGAACATTGTATCTGATTCGCCGCAGTACCTCGTTCAAGGGATTGACCGGTCTTTTACATATGATTCGCTGACCAAGGCGGCGCGCTGGATCGCCGGGGGCGCAAAATTCGTGCTGACCAATCCGGATTTGATGCTGCCTTCCGATAACGGCATGATGCCGGGAGCGGGGACGCTGGGAGCGGCAATCGAAGCCGCCAGCGGCACGACGCCGGTTATTATCGGTAAGCCGCACCGCTATTTGATGAACTATGCAACATCCCGGCTTGGCATTGATTCGAAAGAGGCTGTCGTTGTCGGCGACAATATGAGGACGGATATAGCCGCAGGAGCGAATGCGGGCTGCCGTACGATACTGCTGCTCACGGGAGTGACAACGGAGGACAATCTGGAGCGGCACAAGGAGCTGACGGGAGTTTCCCCGGATTATATTTGCCGGAATTTGGCTGATTTGCGAGTGCTGCTTGGTGTATAA